The DNA sequence gacgctctacccactgaacctaACCGGCTAGGGTCCTTCCAACCACCTTCTATATTTAGCTCATATAATCTTCATAAACCCTGAAATAGGTGCTATTGTTCATTTCCACTTTACCCATGAGGAAACTAAGGAGCAGACTATGTCACCGGCAATAGGATGTTGCAGAGCCAAAACTGAACCCAGACGGTCAGTCTGGCCTCAGAACTACAAGAACTTTGTGGACTGTTGGACCTCTGGAATCAATCCCTTTgcacaggccccgcccacccaggaCAAggcagggaccccgggaggccacgcccctgccctgagccccgcccccaggcccccgcAGCCTACACTCACCGTAGACCACGAGCACATAGAGCGCCCTCGCGTGGCCGTGCTTGTTCGACGCCTCGCAAGTGTAGGTGCCATTGTCTGCCGATACCAGGCCAGGCAGTGTGAGCGTCTCCCCGAACGCCTCGGCCCGCTCCGGCAAAGACTCATTCCCGCGGCTCCAGCGGATCTGATTTGGCCTGGACGAGGGTAAAGTACAGTGAGAGTAAGGGACGCAGGCGCCAGCACCCAATCCTGACTTCTCCGGAATCCAGATATGGAGCCTCTAGGAATAAGAGGGTCCCTACTCAGGAGTCTCAGGCCCCAGAGCTCTCACCTGGGGTTCCCCGTGACAGCACACGTCAGCACCAGCgtgtctccctccctcaccacAGCTTGCGAGGCATGGATCCGGGCCGTGGGGGAGTCTGCAGGCAGAAGCGAGATGGGAGGGTGGCTGTCAGGGCCATCACGCGGGGTTGGAACCCTCCCGGGGTCCAGCGGCTGGCGTTggggctcctcccccgcccccccacctccttcccccgaACGGGTCCCTGCCCCGCCGGGCACTTACACTGCACGTCCAGCACGTACTGCGTCTGCTTGATGTGCCCCGAGGGCAGCGCCTGGTTCTGCGCCTCGCAGATGACGATATCGCCGTCGTCCTTGCGGTCCACGCGGAACCTCACTGTGCTCGCCACGCTCCACACCTTGCCATTTTCcctgctgctgctcacacctgccggGCCCCGACGGCACGCCTTCAAGTCCGGGATTCCGGCTCCGCCCCCGAGGGGGtattgccccccgccccagccaatCCCAAAGCAGGCTATCCGCTAAGCCACGCCCCTAAGCCACAGGCCCCGCCTCTAGTCTCCCAAATCAAGCCCTCAATCCCGCGTTCCTCTTCCCAAAGCTCCTCCCCCCGCCGCTCCACGTCCTCTCACCCGTCCCTGCATTCAATCGCTGCATCTTGCGCGCGTGGCCCGTGTCCCCCTGACCCGCGCGCTCTCCTCCAGGTCCCGCCCCTCGCTGGCACCTCCCCTACCCCCTCGTACCCCACTTTCTGTGGTGATGATACCTTTCAGCTCTTTGCGGTCGCGGTACCAGCGCAGAACGGCAACCGGGCGGGACCGCGGGACCAGGCAGCTGAGCTCCACCTCGCCGCCCTCCACCGCCTGCTCCCGCACTTCCACCACGGGATTCTCTGGGGCCACTGTCGCAGGGAGAAGTGGGTAGaggggggaggtcaggggagacaGCCAGGAGGGTTCAAAGTGACCAGGCAGCGGGATTTCAGGCAACAAGGGTCAAACAGAGAGCCCCGGAGGTCAGGCAGGCCAGCCGTCGCTGCCTGGGCCCAGGTGTCCAGGAGGTTGAAAGCAGCCAGGGCAGGGTCCCGGGatcagggaagggcagaggagaacggaggagggaggggtggttaCCCAGGACCGTGAGCGTGGCGATCTGGTGGTGGGTGTCCTCCGTGTAGAGCTGGCAGAAGTAGCCTCCCTCGTCTTCCAGGCGGGCATCTGAGAGC is a window from the Eptesicus fuscus isolate TK198812 chromosome 21, DD_ASM_mEF_20220401, whole genome shotgun sequence genome containing:
- the CADM4 gene encoding cell adhesion molecule 4 — protein: MGRARRFQWPLLLLWAAAAGPGAGQEVQTENVTVAEGGVAEITCRLHQYDGSIVVIQNPARQTLFFNGTRALKDERFQLEEFSPRRVRIRLSDARLEDEGGYFCQLYTEDTHHQIATLTVLVAPENPVVEVREQAVEGGEVELSCLVPRSRPVAVLRWYRDRKELKGVSSSRENGKVWSVASTVRFRVDRKDDGDIVICEAQNQALPSGHIKQTQYVLDVQYSPTARIHASQAVVREGDTLVLTCAVTGNPRPNQIRWSRGNESLPERAEAFGETLTLPGLVSADNGTYTCEASNKHGHARALYVLVVYDPGAVVEAQTSVPYAIVGGILALLVFLIICVLVGMVWCSVRQKGSYLTHEASGLDEQGEAREAFLNGSDGHKRKEEFFI